CGCGCTGAGCATCTCCGGCCTCGTGGCCCACGCCGCGCAGGTTCTCAACGGTTGGCTGCAGCAGGTGAAGGACCCAGCACGCCATATCGATGAGGAGGAGTATCCGACGATCAATGACAGACTCGGCCTCAACGGAATGTTCGACGGATCCGGCCTCCCCGACCTTGATATCGCCGACGTGGTTGCGATCTTCGAGACGAGCATCGACGAAATCGAGGTGGCTCGTCGAGCTGTCGAGGAGAAGGGAACAGACCTCGGCGTCGTGGTGCCGATGCCGGGGAACCCGTGGATGCCCAAGGACTTCGTCATGAACGTCCGCTGGATCCTGTGCCACCTCAACACCGAGATCGCTCGCCACGCCGGACATGCGGACATCATCCGCGAATCCATCGACGGCGCGATCGCCTACCAGCTCAACGCGCGGGCCGACGGTGAGCCCTGGCCACCGGAAGGCAGGGCGTGAAGGACGGCGTGATGGACGGCGTGATGGACGGCGTGAAGGACGGCGCGATGGACGGCGCGATGGACGGCGTGATGGACGGCGTGAAGGATGGAGTCTGAGCACTCACACACTCGGGGCACTCAGGTCGACACAGAGCTACCCGAATGTCAGCGAGCAACCCTTCGTGGGGTTGCCCACTGACATTCGGGTAGCTGCTGGTCGAGAGTCAGGCCGCGAACACGGCTCCCTTCGCCACCCTGTCAACCAGATGCTCGGTGTAGGCGGGCATCGTGAGGAATTCAGGGAAGTCTTCGCCGAGCGCGCTCTTGCGGAAGATCTCAACCGCCTCGGTGTAATGGTCGGCGGGGTGACGGTCGATGACCGCGAGCTCCTCGCCCATGTACCGCTCCACCAGGTCGCGGGTGAGCTGCTTGCCGTTGTCCAAGGTCACCGAGTGGCGGATCCACTGCCAGATCTGGGACCGGGAGATCTCTGCGGTCGATGCGTCCTCGAGCAGGTTCTCGAGTGCCACGTTGCCGTTGCCTCCCAACCATTCGTTCATGTAGCCGATGGCCACGCGGATGTTGAGGCGAACCCCCGCCTCGGTGACGGTGGTGTCGAGTCCGGACACGTCGAGCATGTGCTCGGCACAGGCGTGGGCATCGACCCGGCGATTGTCGAGCTGATTCGGCTTGTCACCGAGTGCCGCGTCGAAGACCTCCAGAGCGTCGTCGACCAGGCCGGGCTCGGCCACCCAGGTGCCGTCGAATCCGCGCGAGGCTTCGCGAGCCTTGTCTTCGCGCATCATCGCAATCTCCGAGGCGACGAACTCCTTGTCCGGGTGCGTGGTCATGAGGTTGCTCATAGTCCCGATCGCGTGGGCACCGCGGCGGTGGCAGGTCGAGACGAGCCGGTCGGCGAACGCCTGCAGGAGCGGCAGCCCCATCGTCAGGTGCTCACGGTCGGGCAGCACCCACTGCGGGGAGTTGCGGAAGTTCTTCACGAGCGAGAAGAGGTAGTCCCAGCCCGCTGCGTTGAGGCCGGCGCAGTGGTCGCGCAGCTCCCAGAGGATCTCCTCCATCTGGAACACAGCGGTGATCGTCTCGATGTGAGCGGTTGCGCGGATGGTTCCCTGCGGGATGCCCAGGTAGTCCTGGGAGAAGACGAAGATCTCGTTCCACAGACGGGCCTCGCGGAAGGACTCCAGCTTCGGCAGGTAGAAGTACGGTCCCGAGCCGTTGTCGATCAGTCGACGCGCATTGTGGAAGAAGTAGAGGCCGAAGTCGACCATGGCGCCGGAGGTCTCCGATTCGCGGCCTCCGTCGTCGACGTGGATCAGGTGCTTCTCCGGCAGGTGCCAACCGCGGGGGCGGAGGCCGATCGTGGGCTGGACACGGTTGTTCACGCCCGGCAAGTTGCCTCGGATCGCGTTGAACAGGTTGAGCTGTCCGCCGATGACATTGGCCCAGGTCGGGCTGGTGGCATCCTCGAGGTCGGCGAGCC
The Brevibacterium marinum genome window above contains:
- a CDS encoding DUF664 domain-containing protein, coding for MPFFTPSVTTESDALFSYLRQQCTQLKLTALGLTGEQARSTPTASALSISGLVAHAAQVLNGWLQQVKDPARHIDEEEYPTINDRLGLNGMFDGSGLPDLDIADVVAIFETSIDEIEVARRAVEEKGTDLGVVVPMPGNPWMPKDFVMNVRWILCHLNTEIARHAGHADIIRESIDGAIAYQLNARADGEPWPPEGRA
- the aceB gene encoding malate synthase A, with the translated sequence MSRITINAPIEPGFDTILSESALNFIAALHDRFSDRLGKLLGVRGRQAESIRNGTFPRFTPDTAGIRADTSWSVAGATGAPGLEDRRVELTGPVTEPEVIAALNSRAKVWLADLEDATSPTWANVIGGQLNLFNAIRGNLPGVNNRVQPTIGLRPRGWHLPEKHLIHVDDGGRESETSGAMVDFGLYFFHNARRLIDNGSGPYFYLPKLESFREARLWNEIFVFSQDYLGIPQGTIRATAHIETITAVFQMEEILWELRDHCAGLNAAGWDYLFSLVKNFRNSPQWVLPDREHLTMGLPLLQAFADRLVSTCHRRGAHAIGTMSNLMTTHPDKEFVASEIAMMREDKAREASRGFDGTWVAEPGLVDDALEVFDAALGDKPNQLDNRRVDAHACAEHMLDVSGLDTTVTEAGVRLNIRVAIGYMNEWLGGNGNVALENLLEDASTAEISRSQIWQWIRHSVTLDNGKQLTRDLVERYMGEELAVIDRHPADHYTEAVEIFRKSALGEDFPEFLTMPAYTEHLVDRVAKGAVFAA